The Bradyrhizobium ottawaense genome window below encodes:
- the ntrB gene encoding nitrate ABC transporter permease, protein MNMPATKIEVETASPAAVAAPVVALTPKRPPRAEAYARMARETAVRVIPPLVVIALLTLVWELVCRRAGSALPPPSRVFKDTKELILDPFFDHGGIDKGLFWHLSASLQRVAFGYSLSAIAGIALGVLVGQSVWAMRGLDPLFQVLRTIPPLAWLPLSLAAFRDGQPSAIFVIFITSIWPIIINTAVGIRNIPQDYRNVAAVVQLNPLEFFAKIMIPAAAPYIFTGLRIGIGLSWLAIIAAEMLIGGVGIGFFIWDAWNSSHISEIILALFYVGIVGFVLDRLIAGLGKFVTRGTALN, encoded by the coding sequence ATGAATATGCCTGCCACGAAGATTGAGGTCGAGACCGCGTCGCCTGCGGCCGTTGCCGCACCGGTCGTCGCGCTGACACCGAAGCGCCCGCCGCGCGCTGAAGCCTATGCGCGGATGGCGCGAGAAACTGCCGTGCGCGTGATCCCGCCGCTGGTCGTGATCGCGCTTTTGACGCTGGTGTGGGAGCTGGTCTGCCGTCGCGCCGGCTCGGCGCTGCCGCCGCCGTCACGTGTGTTCAAGGACACGAAGGAGCTGATCCTCGATCCGTTCTTCGACCATGGCGGCATCGACAAGGGCCTGTTCTGGCATCTCTCCGCCAGTCTCCAGCGCGTCGCCTTCGGCTATTCGCTCTCGGCGATCGCCGGCATCGCGCTCGGCGTGCTGGTGGGGCAGTCGGTCTGGGCGATGCGCGGGCTCGATCCGCTGTTCCAGGTGCTCCGCACCATTCCGCCGCTGGCCTGGCTCCCGCTGTCGCTCGCGGCCTTCCGCGACGGCCAGCCTTCGGCGATCTTCGTCATATTCATCACCTCGATCTGGCCGATCATCATCAATACCGCGGTCGGCATCCGCAACATCCCGCAAGATTATCGCAACGTCGCCGCGGTGGTGCAGCTCAACCCGCTCGAGTTCTTCGCCAAGATCATGATCCCGGCGGCGGCGCCTTACATCTTCACGGGCCTGCGCATCGGCATCGGGCTGTCCTGGCTCGCCATCATCGCCGCGGAAATGCTGATCGGCGGCGTCGGCATTGGCTTCTTCATCTGGGACGCATGGAACTCCTCGCATATCAGCGAGATCATCCTGGCGCTGTTCTATGTCGGCATCGTCGGCTTCGTGCTGGACCGCCTGATCGCGGGTCTCGGCAAGTTCGTCACCCGCGGCACCGCGCTGAACTGA
- a CDS encoding CmpA/NrtA family ABC transporter substrate-binding protein — protein MTKRTRRPSDNGLSRRQLLKAAGSTAALLAAAKLNFPAGAFAQDAGPEVKGAKLGFIALSDAGPLFVAKDKGLFAKYGMPDVDVQKQASWGTTRDNLVLGSEGNGIDGAHILTPMPYLISAGKVTQNNQPTPMYILARLNLDAQCISVAKEYADLKVGVDASLLKAAFEKKKAEGKSAKVAMTFPGGTHDLWVRYWLAAGGIDPDKDVETITVPPPQMVANMKVGTMDAFCVGEPWPGQLVHQGIGYTAVNTGEIWSKHPEKSLGMRAAWVDKNPKAAKAILMAVMEAQQWADKMENKEELATIMAKRQWINCPVEDIADRAKGKFDYGLSGKVVENSPHIMKYWRDHASYPFQSHDLWFMTEDIRWGKYEAGFDSKALIAKVNREDMWKDAAKTLGVASSDIPTSTSRGKETFFDGKVFDPENPAAYLKSLAIKRVEV, from the coding sequence ATGACCAAGCGCACCCGCAGGCCCTCGGACAATGGGCTCAGCCGCCGCCAATTGTTGAAGGCCGCAGGCTCTACCGCCGCACTTCTCGCCGCCGCCAAACTGAATTTTCCCGCCGGCGCCTTCGCGCAGGACGCTGGCCCCGAGGTCAAGGGCGCCAAGCTCGGCTTCATCGCGCTCTCCGATGCCGGCCCGCTCTTCGTCGCCAAGGACAAGGGTCTGTTCGCCAAATACGGCATGCCCGACGTCGACGTGCAGAAGCAGGCCTCTTGGGGCACCACGCGCGACAATCTCGTGCTCGGCTCCGAGGGCAACGGCATCGACGGCGCGCATATCCTCACCCCGATGCCGTATCTGATCTCGGCCGGTAAGGTGACGCAGAACAACCAGCCGACGCCGATGTACATCCTGGCCCGGCTCAATCTCGATGCGCAGTGCATCTCGGTCGCCAAGGAATATGCCGACCTCAAGGTCGGCGTCGATGCCTCGCTGCTGAAGGCGGCATTCGAGAAGAAGAAGGCCGAGGGCAAGTCGGCCAAGGTCGCGATGACCTTTCCCGGCGGCACGCATGACCTCTGGGTTCGCTACTGGCTCGCCGCCGGCGGCATCGATCCGGACAAGGATGTCGAGACCATCACCGTGCCGCCTCCGCAGATGGTGGCCAACATGAAGGTCGGCACCATGGATGCGTTCTGTGTCGGTGAGCCCTGGCCCGGGCAGCTGGTGCACCAGGGCATCGGCTATACCGCCGTCAACACCGGCGAGATCTGGAGCAAGCATCCCGAAAAGTCACTCGGCATGCGCGCGGCCTGGGTCGACAAGAACCCGAAGGCTGCGAAAGCGATCCTGATGGCGGTGATGGAAGCCCAGCAATGGGCCGACAAGATGGAGAACAAGGAGGAGCTCGCCACCATCATGGCCAAGCGCCAGTGGATCAACTGCCCGGTCGAGGACATCGCCGATCGCGCCAAGGGCAAGTTCGATTACGGCCTTTCCGGCAAGGTGGTCGAGAACTCGCCGCACATCATGAAGTACTGGCGCGACCATGCCTCCTATCCATTCCAGAGCCACGACCTCTGGTTCATGACGGAGGACATTCGCTGGGGCAAATACGAGGCCGGCTTCGACAGCAAGGCGCTCATCGCCAAGGTCAACCGCGAGGACATGTGGAAGGATGCGGCCAAGACACTCGGCGTCGCGAGCTCCGACATCCCGACATCCACCTCGCGCGGCAAGGAGACCTTCTTCGACGGCAAGGTGTTCGATCCCGAAAATCCGGCAGCCTATCTGAAGTCGCTCGCGATCAAGCGCGTCGAAGTCTGA
- a CDS encoding formate/nitrite transporter family protein yields MSYLAPSEFVTKMVDAGESKIFMSTRDTIIRAYMAGAILTLAAWFAVTINVNTGQPLVGALLFPVGFVMLYLLGFDLLTGVFVLSPLALIDKRPGVTIGGVLRNWGLVFIGNFAGAFTVAFMMAFVTTFGFTQPPDKVGTAIGIIGESRTLGYAAHGAAGMATLFLRGMLCNWMVSTGVVGAMISTSVPGKVIAMWMPILVFFYMVFEHSVVNMFLFPSGLLLGAKFSILDYLIWNEIPTVLGNLVGGLAFTGMTLYATHVMTLPKRQVDKAAKPRVAA; encoded by the coding sequence ATGTCGTATCTCGCGCCTTCGGAATTCGTCACCAAGATGGTGGATGCGGGCGAGTCCAAGATCTTCATGTCCACCCGGGATACCATCATCCGCGCCTACATGGCCGGCGCCATCCTCACGCTCGCCGCATGGTTCGCCGTCACGATCAACGTCAACACGGGTCAGCCGCTGGTCGGCGCGCTCTTGTTTCCGGTCGGCTTCGTCATGCTGTACCTCCTCGGCTTCGACCTCCTGACCGGCGTGTTCGTGCTCTCGCCGCTTGCCCTGATCGACAAGCGTCCTGGCGTCACGATCGGCGGCGTGCTGCGCAACTGGGGCCTCGTGTTCATCGGTAATTTCGCCGGCGCGTTCACGGTCGCCTTCATGATGGCCTTCGTCACCACCTTCGGCTTCACGCAGCCGCCGGACAAGGTCGGGACCGCCATCGGAATCATCGGCGAAAGCCGGACGCTCGGCTACGCCGCGCACGGTGCGGCCGGCATGGCGACGCTGTTCCTGCGCGGCATGCTCTGCAACTGGATGGTCTCGACCGGCGTCGTCGGCGCCATGATCTCGACCTCGGTCCCCGGCAAGGTCATCGCGATGTGGATGCCGATCCTGGTGTTCTTCTACATGGTGTTCGAGCATTCCGTCGTGAACATGTTCCTGTTCCCGTCCGGCCTGCTGCTCGGCGCGAAGTTCTCGATCCTCGACTATCTGATCTGGAACGAGATCCCGACCGTGCTCGGCAACCTCGTCGGCGGCCTCGCCTTCACCGGCATGACCCTCTACGCCACGCACGTCATGACCCTGCCGAAGCGCCAGGTCGACAAGGCTGCAAAGCCCCGCGTCGCCGCCTGA
- a CDS encoding bifunctional protein-serine/threonine kinase/phosphatase — protein sequence MTMTRGLLISVGQHSDKGRKPVNQDFHGVLIPEEPLLGLKGISAVLADGISSSSVSQIASESAVKSFLMDYYCTSESWTVKTSARRVLDATNSWLHAQTRKSQYAYDRDKGYVCTLSAMVIKATTARIFHVGDCRIYRVAGKALEQLTDDHRIIVSSEQTYLGRALGINPQLEIDYLAFEVEAGDTFLLATDGAYEFVDARFITSALNEHAGELDGAARAIVEEAYRRGSDDNITVQIIRIDAVPQREPAGIFNQTSQLPLPPLPEPRAMFDGYRIVREIHGSSRSHIYLAVDAETEEPVALKLPSVDLRDNAAYLKRFLMEEWIARRIDSPHVLKPLSQSRRRNYLYVATEFVEGQTLKQWMTDNPRPDLETVRGIIEQIAAGLRAFHRMEMLHQDLRPENILIDKTGTAKIIDFGSVRVAGVAEAAPRDEADEILGTVQYTAPEYFLGQGGSPRSDMFSLAVICYQMLTGKLPYGAQIARIRRKADVRRLKYRSADDDRNVPAWIDGALRRALHPDPYKRHEDLSEFVFELRTPNPAYLDTRITPLLERSPLMFWKLTSAALACAVVVLLALLHAR from the coding sequence ATGACGATGACCCGCGGACTCCTGATTTCGGTCGGCCAGCACTCCGACAAGGGCCGCAAGCCCGTCAACCAGGACTTTCACGGCGTCCTCATTCCAGAGGAGCCGCTGCTCGGCCTGAAGGGCATCTCGGCGGTCCTCGCCGACGGCATCTCCTCTAGCAGCGTGAGCCAGATCGCCAGCGAGTCGGCGGTCAAGAGCTTCCTGATGGACTATTACTGCACGTCGGAATCCTGGACGGTGAAGACCTCCGCCCGCCGCGTGCTGGACGCCACCAATTCCTGGCTGCATGCGCAGACGCGCAAGAGCCAATATGCCTATGACCGCGACAAGGGCTATGTCTGCACCCTCAGCGCCATGGTCATCAAGGCGACCACCGCGCGCATCTTCCATGTCGGCGACTGCCGCATCTACCGCGTCGCCGGCAAGGCGCTCGAGCAGCTGACCGACGATCACCGCATCATCGTGTCATCGGAGCAGACCTATCTCGGCCGCGCGCTCGGCATCAATCCGCAGCTCGAGATCGACTACCTGGCGTTCGAGGTCGAGGCCGGCGACACGTTCCTGCTGGCGACCGACGGCGCTTACGAATTCGTCGACGCGCGCTTCATCACGAGCGCGCTGAACGAGCACGCAGGCGAGCTCGACGGTGCGGCGAGGGCGATCGTCGAGGAAGCCTACCGGCGCGGCAGCGACGACAACATCACCGTCCAGATTATCCGCATCGACGCGGTGCCGCAGCGCGAGCCGGCCGGCATCTTCAATCAGACGTCACAATTGCCGCTGCCTCCGCTGCCTGAGCCGCGCGCGATGTTCGACGGCTACCGCATCGTCCGCGAGATCCACGGCAGCAGCCGCAGCCACATCTATCTCGCCGTCGATGCCGAGACCGAGGAGCCGGTCGCGCTCAAGCTGCCGTCGGTCGATTTGCGCGACAACGCCGCCTATCTCAAGCGCTTCCTGATGGAGGAGTGGATCGCGCGCCGGATCGACAGCCCTCACGTGCTGAAGCCGCTGTCGCAGTCGCGGCGCCGCAATTATCTCTATGTCGCGACCGAATTCGTCGAGGGGCAGACCCTGAAGCAGTGGATGACCGACAATCCGCGCCCCGATCTCGAAACCGTGCGTGGCATCATTGAGCAGATCGCCGCGGGCCTGCGCGCCTTCCACCGCATGGAGATGCTGCATCAGGATCTCAGGCCCGAAAATATCCTGATCGACAAGACCGGCACCGCGAAGATCATCGACTTCGGATCGGTCAGGGTTGCGGGCGTCGCGGAGGCTGCGCCACGGGACGAGGCCGACGAAATCCTGGGCACGGTCCAGTATACGGCGCCGGAGTATTTTCTCGGGCAAGGCGGCTCACCGCGCTCCGACATGTTTTCGCTTGCGGTGATCTGCTACCAGATGCTGACCGGAAAGCTTCCCTACGGCGCCCAGATTGCCAGGATCCGGCGCAAGGCGGACGTGCGGAGGCTCAAATATCGCTCCGCAGACGACGACCGCAATGTGCCGGCCTGGATCGACGGCGCGCTCCGCCGCGCGCTGCATCCCGATCCCTACAAGCGGCACGAGGACCTGTCCGAATTCGTCTTCGAGCTTCGCACGCCCAATCCAGCCTATCTGGACACGCGGATCACGCCGCTATTGGAGCGCAGCCCGCTGATGTTCTGGAAGCTGACCTCCGCGGCACTCGCCTGCGCCGTCGTCGTGCTGCTGGCGCTGCTGCACGCGCGCTAG
- a CDS encoding dioxygenase — MTQFNETDLTQAVVKSFDSTPNPRAKFLLQELVKSLHDYVSKTGLTFEEWDYAIDFLTRTGQKCTDTRQEFILLSDVLGVSMLVDAVNHRDRDGATQTTVLGPFYVGEHKVTAHGTDISPNNQTGERMFVQSRVTDLQGKPLANVPVDVWHADDDGFYDSQKPNYDEVGASARARFITDNDGRFFFRTILPCSYPIPTDGPVGEMIVQTKRHPMRPAHVHFLVNARGYEPLITHVFMDGDKYLDSDVVFGVKDDLVAKVEPRNDPAMPDGSKANGQWHLMTYEFHLKPGGGMAPTPLGVKAVERA; from the coding sequence ATGACCCAGTTCAACGAGACTGATCTCACCCAGGCCGTCGTGAAAAGCTTCGACAGCACGCCCAATCCGCGCGCCAAATTCCTGCTCCAGGAACTGGTGAAGTCGCTGCACGATTACGTGAGCAAGACGGGTCTCACCTTCGAGGAATGGGACTACGCCATCGATTTCCTGACCCGCACCGGTCAGAAATGCACCGACACCCGCCAGGAGTTCATCCTGCTGTCCGACGTGCTCGGTGTCTCCATGCTGGTCGACGCGGTCAACCATCGCGACCGCGACGGCGCCACCCAGACCACCGTGCTCGGCCCGTTCTATGTCGGCGAGCACAAGGTGACCGCGCATGGCACCGACATCTCGCCGAACAATCAAACCGGCGAGCGGATGTTCGTGCAGAGCCGCGTCACCGACCTCCAGGGCAAGCCGCTGGCCAATGTCCCCGTCGACGTCTGGCATGCCGATGATGACGGCTTCTACGATTCCCAGAAGCCGAACTATGACGAGGTCGGCGCTTCGGCGCGGGCGCGCTTCATCACCGATAACGACGGCCGCTTCTTCTTCCGTACCATTTTGCCATGCAGCTATCCGATCCCGACCGACGGCCCGGTCGGCGAGATGATCGTGCAGACCAAGCGTCATCCGATGCGCCCGGCGCATGTGCACTTCCTGGTCAACGCGAGGGGATACGAGCCCCTGATCACGCACGTCTTCATGGACGGCGACAAATATCTGGATTCCGACGTGGTGTTCGGGGTCAAGGATGATCTCGTCGCCAAGGTCGAGCCGCGCAACGATCCCGCGATGCCGGACGGCTCCAAGGCGAACGGTCAGTGGCATCTGATGACCTACGAATTCCACCTCAAGCCCGGCGGCGGCATGGCGCCGACGCCGCTCGGGGTGAAGGCTGTGGAGCGGGCCTGA
- a CDS encoding serine hydrolase domain-containing protein, translating into MLAPTPASPESVGMSKAALDRIDAHLRKRYIDAGRFPGTHLLVYRRGKVAHSSVQGFADVERKLSVKDDTIYRIYSMTKPLTSVAFMMLVEEGLVAIDEPVAKYIPEWKDLGVFIAGNSPAFLTRPPSRPMLIVDLLRHTSGLTYGFQQRSNVDAAYRTEKIGEVEKSGTLQTMIEALAKIPLEFSPGEAWNYSVATDVLGYLVGKISGIPFEQFLKQRILDPLGMTDTDFHVPASKAHRFAACYSADPGGGMTFHAGQRREGLTLQDDPTTSSFLTPPSFISGGGGLCSTVADYLTFCRALLNGGELGGIRLIGPKTLALMTSNHIPGGRALPEVSRSLFSEAAYTGIGFGLGFAVTMRPAETLIAGSPGEYNWGGAATTSFWIDPAEELIAIFMTQVLPSSAYPIRRELRSMVYAAITESNL; encoded by the coding sequence ATGCTCGCTCCCACCCCCGCCTCGCCCGAATCCGTCGGCATGTCCAAGGCCGCGCTCGACCGCATCGATGCGCATCTGAGGAAACGGTACATCGATGCCGGCCGCTTCCCCGGCACGCATCTTCTCGTCTACCGCCGCGGCAAGGTCGCGCACAGCTCGGTTCAAGGCTTTGCCGACGTCGAGCGCAAGCTGTCGGTCAAGGACGACACCATCTACCGCATCTATTCCATGACCAAGCCGCTCACCAGCGTCGCCTTCATGATGCTGGTCGAGGAAGGCCTGGTCGCGATCGACGAGCCCGTCGCCAAGTACATTCCGGAATGGAAGGATCTCGGCGTGTTCATCGCCGGCAACTCGCCGGCCTTTCTGACCCGGCCGCCGTCCCGGCCGATGCTGATCGTCGACCTCCTGCGCCACACGTCCGGCCTCACCTACGGCTTCCAGCAACGCTCCAATGTCGATGCCGCCTACCGCACCGAAAAGATCGGCGAGGTCGAGAAGTCGGGCACGCTCCAGACCATGATCGAGGCTCTGGCCAAGATCCCGCTGGAATTCTCGCCGGGCGAGGCCTGGAACTACTCGGTCGCAACCGACGTGCTCGGCTATCTCGTCGGCAAGATCTCGGGAATCCCCTTCGAGCAATTCCTGAAGCAACGCATCCTCGACCCGCTCGGCATGACCGACACCGACTTCCACGTGCCGGCCTCCAAGGCGCATCGGTTCGCGGCCTGCTATTCCGCAGATCCCGGTGGCGGCATGACCTTCCATGCCGGCCAGCGCCGCGAAGGCCTGACACTTCAGGACGATCCGACAACGAGCTCGTTCCTCACCCCGCCCTCCTTCATCTCCGGCGGCGGCGGCCTCTGCTCGACGGTCGCAGACTATCTCACCTTCTGCCGCGCACTGCTCAACGGCGGCGAGCTCGGCGGTATCAGGCTGATCGGACCGAAAACGCTGGCCCTGATGACCAGCAACCACATTCCGGGCGGCCGCGCCCTGCCCGAAGTGTCGCGCTCGCTGTTCTCCGAGGCCGCCTATACCGGCATCGGCTTCGGTCTCGGCTTCGCGGTGACCATGCGCCCCGCAGAGACGCTGATCGCCGGCAGCCCCGGCGAATACAATTGGGGCGGCGCGGCCACGACCTCGTTCTGGATCGATCCGGCCGAAGAGCTGATCGCGATCTTCATGACGCAGGTGCTGCCGTCGAGCGCCTACCCGATCCGGCGCGAGCTGCGCAGCATGGTCTACGCCGCGATCACCGAGAGCAATCTGTAA
- a CDS encoding TRAP transporter large permease, giving the protein MSGNVLSAGQAAMVLFGVFIGLLIVRVPVAFALGLACVPILLIEPHLSMMMLAQETFNAYNSFILLAVPFFLLTANLMSIGGITDRLVALSRSMVGHWPGSLAQINVVLSVFFAGISGSSTADAASQSKIFIDAQTKEGYDLSFSIAITAVSAVLAVIIPPSILMIVWGGLISTSIAAMYLAGIVPGLLIAGAQMATVHVYAVRRGYPTYPKASWVEMRCAIWKSIPALMTPFIIVGGILLGWFTATESACVAVLYSVALSAFFYRETGIRELYKALLDTGRLAGVALFCVGTASAFGWLLAYYKIPQELLANVSTWGMGTVSAGFFIAFCFLVLGCFLDAIPAIVIVGTVLEPLARSVDLHPVQFAIISIVSLAFGLVTPPYGLCLMIACSIAGVRLRYALKDTVIMLIPMLLVLAAVIVWPSVSLFLPRLIVPEMLK; this is encoded by the coding sequence ATGAGCGGCAATGTACTCTCCGCCGGACAGGCCGCGATGGTGCTGTTCGGGGTTTTCATCGGCCTGCTCATCGTGCGCGTGCCGGTCGCCTTCGCGCTCGGCCTTGCCTGCGTGCCGATTCTGCTGATCGAGCCTCATCTCTCGATGATGATGCTCGCGCAGGAAACCTTCAACGCCTACAATTCATTCATCCTGCTCGCGGTGCCGTTCTTCCTGCTGACGGCCAACCTGATGAGCATCGGCGGCATCACCGATCGCCTGGTGGCGCTGTCGCGCTCGATGGTCGGGCACTGGCCCGGATCGCTGGCGCAGATCAATGTCGTGCTGTCGGTATTCTTTGCCGGCATCTCGGGCTCCTCCACCGCTGATGCAGCGAGCCAGTCAAAGATATTCATCGATGCACAGACCAAGGAGGGCTACGATCTCTCGTTCTCGATTGCAATAACTGCGGTGTCGGCGGTCCTGGCGGTCATCATCCCGCCGTCGATCCTCATGATCGTGTGGGGCGGGCTGATCTCGACCTCGATTGCGGCGATGTATCTGGCCGGCATCGTGCCGGGTTTGCTGATCGCGGGCGCGCAGATGGCGACGGTGCACGTCTATGCAGTGCGCCGCGGCTACCCGACCTATCCGAAGGCAAGCTGGGTCGAGATGCGATGCGCCATCTGGAAGTCAATTCCGGCGCTGATGACGCCCTTCATCATCGTTGGGGGCATTCTGCTCGGCTGGTTCACCGCAACCGAGTCCGCCTGCGTCGCGGTGCTATATTCCGTCGCGCTGTCGGCGTTCTTCTATCGAGAGACAGGCATACGGGAATTGTACAAGGCCCTGCTCGACACCGGGCGCCTTGCCGGCGTGGCTCTGTTCTGCGTCGGCACCGCAAGTGCGTTCGGCTGGCTGCTCGCCTACTACAAGATCCCTCAGGAGCTGCTGGCCAACGTCTCGACATGGGGCATGGGCACTGTCTCAGCCGGCTTCTTCATCGCCTTCTGCTTTCTGGTGTTGGGCTGCTTCCTCGACGCCATCCCGGCGATAGTCATCGTCGGCACCGTGCTGGAACCACTGGCCAGGTCCGTCGATCTCCATCCGGTCCAGTTCGCGATCATTTCCATCGTGTCGCTGGCGTTCGGACTGGTGACGCCGCCCTACGGCCTGTGTCTGATGATCGCCTGTTCGATCGCCGGCGTGCGGCTGCGCTATGCTCTGAAGGACACGGTGATCATGCTGATCCCGATGCTGCTCGTGCTCGCGGCCGTCATCGTCTGGCCAAGCGTGTCGCTGTTCCTGCCGCGCCTGATCGTGCCGGAGATGCTCAAATGA
- a CDS encoding TRAP transporter small permease yields MSEMPVPSTPSLWRRVSAAYAKLLEFLLATCVGVLVVPVTLQIISRYTPFIPSYIWTEEMARFLFVWTIMIGAMVGVREAQHFEVDVWPDLSRRSEAAVRILARLGILALALVFVSAGLEFTRFAWNRTSELADLPLWLIHVAWPVTGVTWIVFAGEQIIDEMRILVGAGR; encoded by the coding sequence ATGTCTGAAATGCCCGTCCCGTCCACACCGTCGCTGTGGCGCCGCGTATCGGCGGCCTATGCGAAGCTGCTGGAATTCCTGCTGGCCACCTGCGTCGGCGTCCTGGTTGTTCCGGTCACGCTGCAAATCATCTCACGCTACACGCCCTTCATTCCGTCCTACATCTGGACGGAGGAGATGGCGCGCTTCCTGTTCGTCTGGACGATCATGATCGGCGCCATGGTCGGCGTGCGCGAAGCGCAGCATTTCGAGGTCGATGTGTGGCCTGACCTGTCGCGGCGGTCGGAGGCCGCGGTGCGAATCCTCGCGCGGCTCGGCATACTGGCGCTGGCGCTGGTGTTCGTATCGGCCGGCCTCGAGTTCACCCGCTTTGCCTGGAACAGGACTTCAGAGCTGGCCGATCTGCCGCTTTGGCTGATTCACGTCGCCTGGCCTGTGACCGGCGTGACGTGGATCGTCTTTGCGGGTGAACAGATCATCGATGAAATGCGAATTCTGGTTGGGGCAGGGCGATGA
- a CDS encoding TRAP transporter substrate-binding protein, whose translation MKRRSFLAGIGATTAAATIGMPSILRAQAPISLNGAVQFNDDHAFNRALLRFEELVKKYYGKPVNFTLHRNSSLGLEKQYFEYMSQGKAVDYGIVSPAHMSTFAKAAPFIDAPFVFKGIEHMNKVVEANILAPIADEVAAKAEVVLIGYSGGGIRNIFANKPLKNLADLKGLKVRVQGAPIWSKTFAAVGMSPTVIAYNEIYNAIQNGVISAGENEAAGVEAMKFYEVAPHLNLTQHAVSIRPICFSVKTLKTLPKELQDAIMKAGKEAGDYGRQLESSEEVVKLDTLEKAGKLKRVPFEERDAMKKLADPVMATYAKEIGAEGIFEKINVV comes from the coding sequence ATGAAGCGAAGGTCATTTCTCGCTGGTATCGGTGCGACCACTGCGGCGGCCACGATTGGGATGCCGTCGATCCTCAGGGCGCAAGCGCCGATCTCGCTGAACGGCGCGGTCCAGTTCAACGACGACCACGCCTTCAACCGGGCACTGCTCCGGTTCGAGGAGCTGGTGAAGAAGTACTACGGCAAGCCCGTCAACTTCACCCTGCACAGGAACTCCTCGCTCGGCCTCGAGAAGCAGTATTTCGAGTACATGTCGCAGGGCAAGGCGGTCGATTACGGCATCGTCTCGCCGGCTCACATGTCGACCTTCGCCAAGGCTGCCCCCTTCATCGACGCGCCCTTCGTGTTCAAGGGCATCGAGCACATGAACAAGGTCGTCGAAGCCAATATCCTGGCGCCGATCGCCGACGAGGTCGCGGCGAAGGCCGAGGTCGTCCTGATCGGCTATTCCGGCGGCGGCATCCGCAACATCTTCGCCAACAAGCCACTCAAGAATCTCGCCGATCTCAAGGGACTCAAGGTTCGCGTGCAGGGCGCGCCGATCTGGTCGAAGACCTTTGCGGCGGTCGGCATGAGCCCGACGGTGATCGCCTATAATGAGATCTACAACGCGATCCAGAACGGTGTGATATCGGCCGGCGAAAACGAGGCGGCCGGCGTCGAGGCGATGAAGTTCTACGAAGTCGCTCCGCATCTCAACCTGACCCAGCACGCCGTGTCGATCCGGCCGATCTGCTTCTCGGTGAAGACGCTGAAGACCCTGCCGAAGGAGCTGCAGGACGCGATCATGAAGGCCGGCAAGGAGGCCGGCGACTACGGCCGTCAGCTCGAGTCGAGCGAAGAGGTCGTCAAGCTCGACACGCTCGAGAAGGCCGGCAAGCTCAAGCGCGTTCCCTTCGAGGAGCGGGACGCCATGAAGAAGCTTGCCGACCCCGTGATGGCCACCTACGCCAAGGAAATCGGTGCGGAGGGCATTTTCGAGAAGATCAACGTCGTCTGA